The Sorghum bicolor cultivar BTx623 chromosome 6, Sorghum_bicolor_NCBIv3, whole genome shotgun sequence genome contains the following window.
ACATTGTGTCTAAAATAGTATCTAAAGTTTAGTTAACTTTTAAAAATATCAGTAGTTCATTAGTCTACATAAACGAGCTAAGGGTGTTTAAAATTTAGTCTTTAACTTTAATCAACTTAACTTTAGAGAGTATATGATCTAATCAGGGCAACAGATATTCCCACCCGACACCCGAGTACTGCCACTTGCGGATGGaggggctgtttggttgctaACCACAGTTTGCTACATTTTTactttagaaaagtttgaccaagttggcaagtgtttggttgataactaagtttaggcatgattcttttggactccacatgtcatagagttaaaaagtgtggcaagattccTTTAGCCATGGCAAAATGTGGCAACCAATTTGCTAGCCACACTTGCctaaagttagttgtggtagattatggctagcaaccaaacatccccGAAAACGCTGGGACACTGCTACCAGCGACTatttaatatttatcaaatacaaacgaaaatgatactatttatattttgtaaaaagttttggaagtaaacaagggccttgtttagttccaaaatattttacaaaatcgacactgtagctttttcgtttgtatttgacaaatattatccaatcatagactaactaggctcaaaagattcgtctcgtcaatttcgaccaaactgtgcaattagtttttatttttgtctatatttaatacttcatgcatgtgtctaaagattcgatgtgacgaggaatctgaaaaattttgcaaaactttttgggaagtaaacaatgcCAAGACCTTAGAGAGTATATGATCTAATCAGGGCAATAAATATTCCCACCCCTCGTACTGCCACTGGGAGATGGAAACGCTGGGACACCGCTGCCAGCGACGTGCGTACACGCGGGAGTATATGCCACTGACGAAAGTAGAAAGAGTATCCCCGGAAAAGGCGCCCGCGCACTCTCTCGCGCGCGCTCCCATCTTCCCCACTACTAGCTGCGGGATTCCCTTTCCGTTCTCGGTGAAACGAGCGCGCGGCCTCCGAGTGCGAGCCGTGTCCCCCGGGGTGGCCGACACGCGCGACGTGTCCACGTCCAGGTCCAGGTCCAGGTCCAGCTCCCGCGCCGAGACGGCACAGCAGGAGGAGGCGTCGCCGCGCCCGCGCGCTCGCCGGGGTGCTCGCGGTCGCTGTGTGTGCCCGCGATGCCGATGCGCGCCCATGGTACGAGTACGAGTACGACCACGCCACGCTCCTTCTCCCACGACGTGAGACAGTGAGAGTGAGAGATAGATACGCAGGCACGGGACACAGCGGCTCGGTAAAGCCATGAGGCTGGCTGGCAATTCAATCAGGCCAGGCGTTGCTCCGGCCGGGCCGGGTCCGCCCGCCGTTCGCGTCGGGCGCGGGTGACCTCGTGTCCTTGCAACTACTGGTCCCGTCCCGGCGCGCGCCACGCGTTGAGCTGGCTTGCCACCCTGCGCGCCTCGTACGTGTCGACGGCGCCACGGCGGGGCCGCGCGTCGGTACGTGGCTGGGCACGCTGGgcgggcgcgcgcgcgcggttGCCCAAACGGCCATGCAAACACGAGCTGACATGGTTGTGCACGTACGTGTGCGTGCCACTACCGGCCACTTACAGGATTCAGGATATAGGCTCGTGCTCTCAAGGCTCTCAACGTAACCTCTGTGTCCGCGGTGCACGACCGCACGTACGATGAATCCAGTCCTTTCATGGATTGTCCTTTTCTAGTCTCCTTTCGACCAAACAAGGACGGGCACAATAGTACTAGCTCTCACAACATGTAAATTTATAAAATTATGTGTGCATCTGTAAACGTAGATCGGAGTGGCGCAGCGGAAGCGTGGTGGGCCCATAACCCACAGGTCCCAGGATCGAAACCTGGCTCCGATATCCGTTTTTGTTGTGCACCTGTTTGTTTTTTCAGCTTTATTTTTTTGTGCTTCAGCCTGTTTGTTTGGTACTACTTTGTGTTTAATTCGGTTCTGATATCTATTTttgttcagttttttttttgttttttcggtTTCGATCTTTTGTGCTCCAGCCTGTTTGCATGGTACCTGCTCACCTTTTCTGTTTCGGTTTTCCTGTATTTTTTGTGCTTCGGGCCTTCAGCCTATCTGTTTGGTACCTCCCCACTTTTCCTATTTTTCGGTTAATCTTTGCCTGATGACTGATGAGTGATGGCACAAAGTCCAAGCCTCGGCTATCGGTGCACTTCCAAATTATTCCAAACACAGTAGCAAATAGCACCATGTTTTTCACTTTCATCAAACCCTGATCCGTGATGCAGCATCAGATGCCTACGAGGAAACttgtttgcaaccaaaaacagcAGTTGCATAGTGTCAGTGTCAGCAGAGAGTAATAAGAGTTGCCAGTGCTGCAAAGCTGCAATACATGCAGCCGAACAGGCATGTATTTGTATAGTGGCACAATTTTGCAACGACATACAGAACAGATCGAGTAAACAAACCGCCAAAATTGATCAGAGACGCGCCCAAGAACAAATCACTACAAGTTACAAACACCGCCTTAGCCTAGGGCCTAGGGGGACGATGTCGATGAAATCTTGCTGGTAAGGATTACAAGCAGGGCTATCGTTACGGCGAAGCTGACGGCCAAACCGCACCACAAAATCGTGTCGATATTTACCCCTCTCCTAGTTACTACTTTCACCTGCTGTTCCTTCCCTAGTGAATGTGCTGCACTGCTTTTACTTCCTTTCGTAGTTCCCTCTACGCTTCTCCTCACAAGCGTAGGCTGGAGTGCCTCCTGACGAGTAACATCACCACAGGTCTCCGGAGCATGAGATGTGTCTTCACATCGTTCTGGACTGCACTGCTGTGCCTCATTGGAGCATGCACAGGTGCCACAAGAGTCAGTGGCACAACAACCAGCTTCCTCCACCTGATTCTGTATGTGTTCTTTCTGCAGTTTGGCACTAGTTTGCTTTGGTGCTTCTCCTACTACAACAGATCCTTCTATCACTTCACCAAAGACAGACCATCGTCCAACAGATGTGATCTTCACATTTGCTGACGTTCCTAACAAGCTATCAGGAGCAATTACCAGAACCTGGATATATCCCTTGGTATGTCCAACCTGCGCAGAAAAGATCATTTCAGGGTAAGCTTTGCACCGGGCATGAACATAATCAACAATAAGTGACAAAATTTGGTATGCACTTACTAAGTGAACACCATCAGTCGCAATCTCGGTGATCCAGATCCTCTCTACTTTGCCTTCCATTCcttggtatggtgaaaataattCGAAAACTGAAGTCAGTTCACGACTCCGCTTTTTCACTTCATTGCTTGGTACTTTCTTCATCCTAGCAGCAGGTGTCCCTACAAAAATCACATTGTAGATGTACATGTAGGAAAAGAATATCAGCAACCAACACTTGTACTTTTACAGAACATTGTGGCTTGAGAAAGAATAATTTACCTGGCCTCGGGTAAAACTGTGAAATGTGAACTTGAGGGAATTGATATTCCTTTACGAGGTTAACAGTCTCAGAGAAATCTTCATCAGTCTCGCCTGAAAATGGGATGTCAATTCAGTACAAACCATTAGCAGCAGCATTTTTTGTGGGTTGTGGCATTCAATTCAATTAATAAAATATCATTCAGATGCACTCATAAATGATAACTCAGAACATATTGCTAAACTGAGAACTTGCTTCGCGTACCAGGAAAGCCACAGATAATGTCTGTAGCAATTTGCATTCCAGGGACAAGCTCATACAGAGTGTCAACTACCTTTCTGAACTCAGCAACAGTGTATTCACGATTCATTGCCTGGGATGTGCAATCATACACCGAATCAGATCCAGGTGCAGACACTGGATATATAAGTTATAAACAAAGAATATTCATGCTGTATGTTTGCTGCTAAAAAGCTTTTCAGAACAAGAGTTGACAGTCGGACTATACCGTTAAAACAGCATCGCTTCCAGATTGCACAGGAACATGGAGGAAAGAGTAAACGCAGGGATGACACAAAACGGCAGCTATCTCCTTCAAATGCTCTAGTATGAAAGGAGGATTTGTCATGCCTATGCGGAGCATTGTGCTTTGGTCAACAGGAAGCTCTGCAACAATCGCATTTAACAAATTGGGAAGGTTCGTACTGATATCCCGTCCTGAAATTTTTGCaagccagaagaagtaaattacCATGTAACCACATGTATCTGCTATCATTAGAAGACCCGGAAGGAATTGGACATCGGGGTTACCATAAGCACCAGTATCTTCGCTGCTCAACCAGATCTCCCTGACACCTTCGGAGACAACAGTTTTCACACGATCCACCTGCAAGAGATTGAAGATCAAATGATTTACTTGGAGTTtgaagcaacagcagcagctccAAAATAGACACATTCTGAATATACTCACCAAGCTGTCAATAGTATAGCTTCCCAAATGACCACGAGCATGCTTTGTCTTACAGTATGTGCAGGCACCTAAACATCCCACATTAATAGGAAGAATCTCGATAAACTTGTTCTTTCTTACCTGTAAGTACAGTTTTACAGAGTCAGAAATAAAGTTACAGGATCTGATAACTGCAAAAATGCTACTCTACTAGGACATCAAATTGcttaataaaaaagaaaattgtACACACATGTGCTCCTAATACTGAGCAGACACAAGTATTTTGCTTTAAATAATACGCAGAGGTACGACTTATACCTTAGGTAAATCAAGCGAGGGCAGTGTTTTCCGACTCAACAGCCGAACCTCATGGCCCTTTAAAGTTTCCTCAACCACTTCAACAACCCGGTCTATCTGTTGCACTCCAATTATACTAATACCTTCAAGCTCCTTGAGGCCCTGGCTTCCTTGGGGTACACATCCAGCCACTACTAGTGGCTTGTTTGCATTCTTGCATTTAGATATGAGGGTTGTCATTGCAGATTGACTTGGATTTTTCACTGTGCATCTGGAATAGAACAAGTCAATGTTAAGCTACATAGTAATCTTTCTTTCTTGAGTTGGGTTTTCCAATAAAATTATCCTGCATACCTAAACATCACTGACTCAGCCATCATAAATGAAAATTTTGAAATCTACCAAGTACCTAGCCACTTAGACAGTACAGTCCACTGAATGGTAAAGTACAAGAAAAGAGGTGGTGTTCAATGCTGTGAATCCATAGCCATAACAGTTTGAGATTCCTGATCAAGGAATCCATTTCATGTATAACTCTAGCCTTTAATGAGCAATAAGCAAACAAAATAAATGGATCATACGTGTTAATTAGCCACAAATCTGCTCCTTCGGGCTCTTCAGTGATCGCATATCCAAATGCAGAGAGCTGACCTGACATGTATTCACTGTCACTCTGCGGAGCAGCAAAAGGAAAATATGTTACAGTCAAGTCAACCACATAGCACAGCAAAACCATTGGCCTCTCAGCAATTGCACTAGGCGCTCGAATAAGACACCAACACGGAAATCGTGCAGTCTTTCATACCAGCACACTAACTAAGTAACTAGTTTGGAAGCTCGCGTAAAAAAGTACAAGCAGAAACTAGTGAGCAGGGAAGCTTGCCTGGTTATGTGAGCACCCGAAAGTCTTGACGTAAATCGTCTGCAACACAGAACGCACGAGAAACGACTCGAACATCAGATCACACTAGCACAGGTGGAGCATCTCTAAGAGGCCCGAAAGTGATGGCGTTACCTGCGTGCCGGGGATCCGGGCCTCGGGCTGAGGCGGCGCCTGCGCGACCCTGGACGACCGTCGCTTGGGCTTCACCGCGACGGCGGCTAGCGGGAGCCGGAGCCCCGGAGGCGCTCCGCCGCCAGAGAGGTCGGCCGGACCCAGCACGTCCTCGATGTCCTCCATCTCCAGCTG
Protein-coding sequences here:
- the LOC8075529 gene encoding threonylcarbamoyladenosine tRNA methylthiotransferase yields the protein MEDIEDVLGPADLSGGGAPPGLRLPLAAVAVKPKRRSSRVAQAPPQPEARIPGTQTIYVKTFGCSHNQSDSEYMSGQLSAFGYAITEEPEGADLWLINTCTVKNPSQSAMTTLISKCKNANKPLVVAGCVPQGSQGLKELEGISIIGVQQIDRVVEVVEETLKGHEVRLLSRKTLPSLDLPKVRKNKFIEILPINVGCLGACTYCKTKHARGHLGSYTIDSLVDRVKTVVSEGVREIWLSSEDTGAYGRDISTNLPNLLNAIVAELPVDQSTMLRIGMTNPPFILEHLKEIAAVLCHPCVYSFLHVPVQSGSDAVLTAMNREYTVAEFRKVVDTLYELVPGMQIATDIICGFPGETDEDFSETVNLVKEYQFPQVHISQFYPRPGTPAARMKKVPSNEVKKRSRELTSVFELFSPYQGMEGKVERIWITEIATDGVHLVGHTKGYIQVLVIAPDSLLGTSANVKITSVGRWSVFGEVIEGSVVVGEAPKQTSAKLQKEHIQNQVEEAGCCATDSCGTCACSNEAQQCSPERCEDTSHAPETCGDVTRQEALQPTLVRRSVEGTTKGSKSSAAHSLGKEQQVKVVTRRGVNIDTILWCGLAVSFAVTIALLVILTSKISSTSSP